One Streptomyces coeruleorubidus DNA segment encodes these proteins:
- a CDS encoding aromatic ring-hydroxylating oxygenase subunit alpha, giving the protein MVQTSSPEIRETDTGPKPSVSAPSAPEYSSWISQDRSTDAASLTMRREAAELVERVMTHYRDNTTHEADGQWTEPVANYLDADRWQRETDAVHRSVPLPLAMSCELPGPNTYKAIDVLGIPVLITRDRQGAVHAMINACRHRGAKLLEPGCGVSKRLTCPYHSWSYDLAGELRGVYAEKTFGEVPREGRSLVRLPAGERAGIVFVSLDPAAEPDLDAWLGDLQPLLEGLRLAECHHYATSELTSPNWKVTLDGYLETYHFASLHPKTVFETNLSNMMAHDTWGPHQRIAPALRPIAQAVELPPDRRDPGDCVGPIYWLFPGLAIAGGWRQKIAVSLVLPRTATESVTQQIILLRDPAVTEEERQAADRFGAWFHEVVRDEDYATTYGVQQGLKALDGTDFVFGRNEPGLQHFHRTIHQHLDTAPHRAAR; this is encoded by the coding sequence GTGGTCCAAACCAGTTCGCCGGAGATTCGGGAAACAGACACCGGGCCCAAGCCGTCGGTCTCGGCCCCCTCGGCCCCCGAATACTCGTCGTGGATCAGCCAGGACCGGTCCACCGACGCCGCGTCCCTGACGATGCGGCGGGAGGCCGCCGAACTCGTCGAGCGGGTGATGACGCACTACCGCGACAACACGACGCACGAGGCGGACGGCCAGTGGACGGAACCCGTCGCCAACTACCTCGACGCCGACCGCTGGCAGCGCGAGACGGACGCCGTCCACCGCAGTGTGCCCCTGCCGCTCGCCATGTCCTGCGAGCTGCCCGGGCCGAACACCTACAAGGCGATCGACGTGCTCGGCATCCCCGTGCTGATCACCCGTGACCGTCAGGGCGCCGTGCACGCGATGATCAACGCCTGCCGGCACCGGGGAGCCAAGCTCCTCGAACCCGGCTGCGGGGTGTCGAAGCGGCTCACCTGCCCGTACCACTCGTGGTCGTACGACCTCGCCGGAGAGCTGCGGGGCGTGTACGCCGAGAAGACCTTCGGCGAGGTGCCGCGCGAGGGCCGCAGCCTCGTCAGGCTCCCGGCCGGGGAGCGCGCGGGGATCGTCTTCGTCTCGCTGGACCCGGCGGCGGAGCCCGACCTGGACGCCTGGCTGGGCGACCTCCAGCCCCTGCTGGAAGGCCTCCGGCTGGCGGAGTGCCATCACTACGCCACCAGCGAGCTGACCAGTCCCAACTGGAAGGTCACCCTCGACGGGTACCTGGAGACGTACCACTTCGCCTCGCTGCACCCGAAGACGGTCTTCGAGACGAACCTCTCGAACATGATGGCCCACGACACCTGGGGCCCCCACCAGCGCATCGCACCGGCCCTGCGCCCCATCGCGCAGGCGGTCGAGCTGCCGCCGGACCGGCGTGACCCCGGGGACTGCGTCGGGCCCATCTACTGGCTCTTCCCGGGCCTGGCGATCGCCGGCGGCTGGCGCCAGAAGATCGCCGTCTCCCTGGTGCTCCCGCGGACGGCCACCGAGTCGGTGACCCAGCAGATCATCCTGCTGCGGGACCCGGCGGTCACCGAGGAGGAACGCCAGGCCGCCGACCGGTTCGGCGCGTGGTTCCACGAGGTGGTCCGCGACGAGGACTACGCGACCACCTACGGAGTCCAGCAGGGCCTGAAGGCCCTCGACGGGACCGACTTCGTCTTCGGACGCAACGAGCCCGGACTCCAGCACTTCCACCGCACCATCCATCAGCACCTGGACACAGCACCCCACAGAGCCGCCAGGTGA
- a CDS encoding thiamine pyrophosphate-dependent dehydrogenase E1 component subunit alpha: MQIIKDLHERMVRIRLFETEAGKLMEAGKLPGFLHLYVGQEAVAAGVMAALRDDDQITSTHRGHGHAVAKGVGFREMYAELYGRVTGACLGRGGSMHINDLARGMLGANGIVGAGVPIAVGAAFAARYKGEDSVAVTFFGDGATNIGAWHEGANMAAILGLPVVFVCENNGYAEFTPQSGHMLLTDVADRAAAYGMPSVIVDGMDAVAVHRAAAEAVERARAGAGPMMIEAKTYRYFDHQGVKGLRHPYRSDEEVAEWKARDPIDLLEARAIADGTATRAELDDVWRRTRDEIAEAIAYAEASPLPDPADLLLNVYSG, from the coding sequence GTGCAGATCATCAAGGATCTGCACGAACGCATGGTGCGTATCCGGCTGTTCGAGACCGAGGCGGGAAAGCTCATGGAGGCCGGCAAACTGCCCGGCTTCCTGCACCTCTATGTCGGCCAGGAAGCCGTCGCCGCCGGCGTGATGGCGGCCCTGCGCGACGACGACCAGATCACCTCCACCCACCGCGGCCACGGGCACGCCGTGGCCAAGGGCGTCGGCTTCCGCGAGATGTACGCCGAGCTGTACGGACGGGTCACCGGTGCCTGCCTCGGCCGCGGCGGGAGCATGCACATCAACGACCTCGCCCGCGGCATGCTCGGCGCCAACGGCATCGTCGGGGCCGGCGTCCCGATCGCCGTGGGCGCCGCCTTCGCCGCCCGGTACAAGGGCGAGGACAGCGTCGCCGTGACCTTCTTCGGCGACGGCGCCACCAATATCGGCGCCTGGCACGAGGGCGCCAACATGGCCGCGATCCTCGGCCTGCCCGTGGTCTTCGTCTGCGAGAACAACGGCTACGCGGAGTTCACCCCGCAGTCCGGGCACATGCTGCTCACCGATGTCGCCGACCGCGCCGCCGCCTACGGCATGCCCAGCGTGATCGTCGACGGCATGGACGCGGTCGCCGTCCACCGGGCCGCCGCCGAAGCCGTCGAACGGGCCCGGGCCGGCGCGGGCCCGATGATGATCGAGGCCAAGACCTACCGCTACTTCGACCACCAGGGCGTCAAGGGCCTGCGTCACCCCTACCGCTCGGACGAGGAGGTCGCCGAGTGGAAGGCGCGTGACCCCATCGACCTGCTGGAGGCCCGCGCGATCGCCGACGGCACCGCGACCCGTGCCGAGCTGGACGACGTATGGCGGCGCACGCGCGACGAGATCGCCGAGGCCATCGCGTACGCCGAGGCGAGCCCGCTGCCCGACCCCGCCGACCTGCTGCTCAACGTCTACTCGGGATGA
- a CDS encoding alpha-ketoacid dehydrogenase subunit beta has product MTTTTEAPAVTPVAAPRKLSYVKAFNEGLAQAMREDENVFVAGEDVAGYGGVFRMFDNLLDEFGPRRMIDTPISEAALVGLGVGAAARGLRPVVDLMFMDFIGVCLDQIVNQAAKMKYMFGGALSVPLTITTASGAGLGAAAQHSQSLEAWLAHVPGLKVVMPCDAYTAKGLTVSAIRDDNPVVIMLNKVLLGSAGEVPEEIYGIPLGQAHTARHGSDVTVIALGRMVGEALAAADELAAEGVEIEVIDPRTVQPLDTETMFASVRRTNRVLVVHEAVTFGGLGAEIAAQIQDSVFDYLDAPVLRIGAPFSPVPFSPVLEKAYVPDRARIAQGCRRLLERS; this is encoded by the coding sequence ATGACCACCACCACCGAAGCACCGGCCGTCACCCCGGTCGCCGCCCCCCGCAAACTGTCCTACGTCAAGGCCTTCAACGAGGGACTGGCCCAGGCCATGCGCGAGGACGAGAACGTCTTCGTCGCCGGAGAGGACGTGGCCGGATACGGCGGCGTCTTCCGCATGTTCGACAACCTGCTCGACGAGTTCGGTCCCCGCCGCATGATCGACACCCCGATCTCCGAAGCCGCCCTGGTCGGCCTCGGCGTGGGAGCCGCCGCCCGGGGCCTGCGACCCGTCGTCGACCTGATGTTCATGGACTTCATCGGCGTCTGCCTCGACCAGATCGTCAACCAGGCGGCCAAGATGAAGTACATGTTCGGCGGCGCGCTGTCCGTGCCGCTCACCATCACCACCGCCTCCGGCGCGGGCCTGGGCGCAGCGGCCCAGCACAGCCAGAGCCTGGAGGCCTGGCTGGCCCACGTGCCCGGCCTCAAGGTGGTGATGCCCTGCGACGCGTACACCGCCAAGGGCCTGACCGTCTCGGCCATCCGGGACGACAACCCGGTCGTCATCATGCTCAACAAGGTCCTGCTCGGCAGTGCCGGCGAGGTGCCCGAGGAGATCTACGGCATTCCGCTGGGCCAGGCGCACACCGCACGGCACGGCTCCGACGTCACGGTGATCGCCCTGGGCCGCATGGTGGGGGAGGCCCTCGCGGCGGCCGACGAACTCGCGGCCGAGGGCGTGGAGATCGAGGTGATCGACCCCCGCACCGTGCAGCCGCTGGACACCGAGACGATGTTCGCCTCCGTCCGCCGCACCAACCGGGTACTCGTGGTGCACGAGGCCGTCACCTTCGGCGGGCTCGGCGCCGAGATCGCCGCCCAGATCCAGGACTCCGTCTTCGACTACCTGGACGCGCCGGTCCTGCGCATCGGAGCTCCCTTCTCCCCGGTGCCCTTCTCCCCGGTCCTGGAGAAGGCGTACGTCCCCGATCGCGCCCGCATCGCCCAGGGCTGCCGGCGCCTCCTCGAAAGGTCGTGA
- a CDS encoding 2-oxo acid dehydrogenase subunit E2 — protein MAVEVLLPKIGLTMQEGTIDEWLVPVGAPVAEGDALLRLATDKVDVDVEAEAGGLFHPVVPAGATVPTGALIGWLLAEGEQPPDPADTPMPAGSGTGGETPLPAGSGTGAGAPAVPALAGAGAAPDARAATSAPSVNGTAGRLLSSPNARRVAGAADVDLTAVRGTGPGGRIVSEDVEEFLAALPGDLGTPVPPGGTSSSPLVRKLAKERGIDLSDVNGTGPGGRIRRSDLDVVTAAPPLRDAAPRPGDVVPLTGMRGTIARRMHASLQEMAQLTHGYEVRMDAVVSLRDRLKEEWADSDLPVPSLNDFLLRAASLALREHPLLNATVREDGIHLLDAIHLGFAVAVPGGLMVPVIEDAVALPLPEMARRSRDLARAAREGRISPAQLEGATFTVTSLGGYGVDFFTPVINPGNVAILGVGRLRDGVEWADDRPLRTRVLTLSLTFDHRAVDGAPAAEYLRTVGDLLRKPLRLLV, from the coding sequence ATGGCGGTCGAGGTTCTGCTGCCGAAGATCGGTCTGACCATGCAGGAAGGCACGATCGACGAATGGCTCGTACCGGTCGGCGCGCCCGTCGCGGAGGGCGACGCACTGCTGAGGCTGGCGACCGACAAGGTCGACGTGGACGTCGAGGCGGAGGCCGGGGGACTGTTCCACCCGGTGGTCCCGGCGGGGGCCACCGTCCCCACCGGGGCCCTCATCGGCTGGCTGCTGGCCGAGGGCGAGCAGCCACCGGACCCGGCGGATACGCCGATGCCCGCCGGGTCCGGGACCGGTGGGGAAACGCCGCTGCCCGCAGGGTCCGGGACCGGTGCGGGTGCGCCCGCCGTGCCTGCCCTCGCCGGCGCCGGTGCGGCTCCCGACGCCCGCGCCGCCACCTCGGCGCCCTCCGTCAACGGCACCGCCGGCCGGCTGCTGTCCTCACCGAACGCCCGGCGGGTCGCCGGCGCTGCCGACGTCGACCTCACCGCCGTACGCGGCACGGGACCCGGCGGCCGGATCGTCTCCGAGGACGTGGAGGAGTTCCTCGCGGCCCTCCCCGGCGACCTCGGCACGCCGGTCCCGCCGGGCGGCACCTCCTCCTCGCCGCTCGTCCGCAAGCTGGCGAAGGAGCGGGGCATCGACCTCTCCGACGTGAACGGCACCGGGCCGGGCGGCAGGATCCGCCGGTCCGACCTCGACGTCGTCACCGCGGCCCCTCCTCTCCGGGACGCGGCCCCTCGGCCGGGCGACGTCGTCCCGCTCACCGGGATGCGCGGCACCATCGCCCGCAGGATGCACGCCAGCCTCCAGGAGATGGCACAGCTGACGCACGGCTACGAGGTGCGGATGGACGCCGTGGTGTCCCTGAGGGACCGGCTCAAGGAGGAGTGGGCCGACAGCGATCTGCCGGTGCCCAGCCTCAACGACTTCCTGCTGAGGGCCGCGTCCCTGGCCCTGCGTGAGCACCCGCTGCTCAACGCGACGGTGCGGGAGGACGGCATCCATCTGCTCGACGCCATCCACCTGGGCTTCGCGGTGGCCGTTCCGGGCGGCCTCATGGTCCCCGTGATCGAGGATGCCGTGGCGCTGCCGTTGCCCGAGATGGCCCGTCGGTCGAGGGACCTGGCCCGGGCCGCGCGCGAGGGGCGGATCTCCCCCGCACAGCTGGAAGGGGCCACCTTCACCGTCACCTCGCTCGGCGGATACGGCGTCGACTTCTTCACCCCGGTGATCAACCCCGGCAATGTCGCGATCCTCGGGGTTGGCAGGCTCAGGGACGGCGTCGAGTGGGCGGACGACCGGCCGCTGCGGACACGGGTGCTCACCTTGAGCCTCACCTTCGACCACCGTGCCGTCGACGGGGCACCCGCAGCCGAATATCTGCGCACGGTCGGTGACTTGCTGCGCAAGCCCCTCCGGCTGCTGGTGTGA
- a CDS encoding peptidase M23 has translation MKTPVRSSVTALAVTLMAAMASMSPATAAPEPSTGTGGSPVQAEARAVAGTPVYVWATDVRVRPAANRIWDPIATVSRTWLESICQMDGEYIHDPAVGGNSWWTFVRIGNQTGAINNLYIRGGQMIEGVPVCSTSGG, from the coding sequence GTGAAGACTCCGGTGCGCAGCTCCGTCACTGCGCTCGCGGTGACGTTGATGGCCGCGATGGCATCGATGTCACCGGCCACGGCCGCTCCCGAACCGTCCACCGGTACGGGCGGTTCCCCGGTCCAGGCCGAGGCACGTGCCGTCGCGGGCACACCCGTCTACGTGTGGGCCACCGACGTCCGTGTCCGCCCGGCCGCGAACAGGATCTGGGACCCCATCGCCACCGTGTCCCGTACCTGGCTGGAATCGATATGCCAGATGGACGGTGAGTACATCCACGACCCCGCCGTCGGCGGCAACTCCTGGTGGACGTTCGTCAGGATCGGCAACCAGACCGGCGCCATCAACAACCTGTACATCCGGGGCGGGCAGATGATCGAAGGTGTGCCCGTCTGCTCCACCTCCGGCGGCTGA
- a CDS encoding TetR/AcrR family transcriptional regulator translates to MTTSGTRAAHRPSRRQWVIEAATELFATQPPDEVTVADIAARAEMTSAAVYYHFSSKDQVLAEGMRAFATALREQLQALTEAHEPGSDVGAAVTTLLSWLGEHRSAATVFFVSSAGMSQEAEALRQESRTELLDELVRLIRKARASVTDAEAAVIGLGLLALLETAAISQVRGDDVYRSLGHRSFVREVGALAERIADPAG, encoded by the coding sequence ATGACGACCTCCGGAACCCGCGCCGCTCACCGTCCGTCGCGCAGGCAGTGGGTGATCGAAGCAGCCACCGAGCTGTTCGCCACCCAGCCGCCGGACGAGGTGACGGTGGCCGACATCGCCGCTCGCGCGGAGATGACCTCGGCAGCGGTGTACTACCACTTCTCCTCCAAGGACCAGGTCCTCGCAGAGGGGATGCGGGCGTTCGCCACCGCACTGCGCGAGCAGTTGCAGGCGCTCACCGAGGCGCACGAACCCGGCTCGGACGTCGGTGCGGCGGTCACCACGCTGCTGTCCTGGCTGGGCGAACACCGTTCCGCCGCCACCGTGTTCTTCGTGTCGTCGGCCGGCATGAGCCAGGAGGCGGAGGCGCTGCGGCAGGAGAGCCGTACGGAATTGCTGGACGAGCTGGTGCGGCTGATCCGCAAGGCCCGCGCGTCCGTCACCGACGCCGAGGCGGCGGTGATCGGCCTGGGCCTGCTTGCGCTGCTGGAGACCGCGGCGATCTCGCAGGTCCGGGGCGACGACGTGTACCGGTCGCTGGGGCACCGCTCCTTCGTCCGCGAGGTCGGCGCTCTGGCGGAGCGGATCGCCGACCCGGCCGGCTAG
- a CDS encoding TetR/AcrR family transcriptional regulator, with product MASTKNGKQPAHRPSRRQHIITAAVRVFGRNGFAETSIQDIADEAQVVPTAVYYHFDGKEELLELAMRRVFDQLNAVVEAARPESEPGDAEGLIRVIDAVWDWVEQNPDEARLYQVQVASANGSVKVLRDEFEQRHIQRGYDYLPEGTTRSPRAAKVRHGAQALAVRTLISTTMLVTALRAEGGPLSRLPSRSVLEAVRELALRIVATEQGPAASRT from the coding sequence ATGGCCAGCACGAAGAACGGCAAGCAGCCCGCCCACCGACCCTCGCGGAGGCAGCACATCATCACCGCCGCCGTGCGGGTGTTCGGCCGCAACGGGTTCGCGGAGACCAGCATCCAGGACATCGCGGACGAGGCCCAGGTGGTGCCCACGGCCGTCTACTACCACTTCGACGGCAAGGAGGAGCTGCTCGAACTCGCCATGCGTCGCGTCTTCGACCAGCTGAACGCGGTCGTGGAGGCGGCTCGCCCCGAGTCGGAGCCGGGTGACGCGGAGGGGCTGATCCGCGTCATCGACGCCGTGTGGGACTGGGTGGAACAGAACCCGGACGAGGCCCGTCTGTACCAGGTCCAGGTCGCCTCCGCCAACGGCAGCGTCAAGGTGCTGCGGGACGAGTTCGAGCAGCGGCACATCCAGCGTGGCTACGACTATCTGCCCGAGGGCACGACCCGCAGCCCCCGGGCGGCGAAGGTACGGCACGGGGCACAGGCGCTCGCCGTCCGCACGCTGATCAGCACGACCATGCTCGTCACCGCGCTGCGGGCGGAGGGCGGACCGCTGTCCCGGCTGCCCTCCCGCTCCGTGCTGGAGGCGGTCAGGGAGCTGGCGCTGCGCATCGTCGCCACCGAGCAGGGACCGGCCGCCTCACGGACCTGA
- a CDS encoding SDR family NAD(P)-dependent oxidoreductase, with translation MRHGSRTALVTGGARGIGLEVGRQLTDRGLRVLVAARNPEAAEEACRAIGPAAVPLALDVTSARSVTEAVREATELTGGIDVLVNNAGVCLDRELRPPYVDEDILHATLDTNFTGAWRVAQAVVPGMVEAGYGRVVNVTSSYGSLALMDSGRRPAYRISKTALNALTRMLAAELAGTGVLVNAADPGWTRSGMGGPSAPRGPREGADTPVWLATLPEGDETTGGLFADRRPLAW, from the coding sequence ATGCGGCACGGCAGCAGAACCGCACTCGTCACGGGCGGGGCACGGGGAATCGGTCTGGAGGTCGGCCGGCAGCTCACGGACCGGGGGCTGCGGGTCCTGGTCGCGGCGCGCAACCCGGAGGCCGCCGAGGAGGCCTGTCGTGCCATCGGCCCGGCGGCGGTGCCGCTGGCCCTGGACGTGACCTCCGCGAGGAGCGTCACCGAAGCGGTCCGGGAGGCAACGGAGCTGACCGGCGGGATCGACGTGCTGGTGAACAACGCGGGAGTGTGCCTCGACCGCGAACTGCGGCCCCCGTACGTCGACGAGGACATCCTGCACGCCACGCTGGACACCAATTTCACCGGCGCCTGGCGGGTGGCGCAGGCCGTCGTCCCGGGCATGGTGGAAGCCGGCTACGGACGGGTCGTGAACGTCACCAGCTCCTACGGTTCGCTGGCGCTGATGGACTCCGGCCGGCGTCCCGCCTACCGGATCTCCAAGACGGCGCTCAACGCCCTGACCCGGATGCTCGCGGCCGAGCTGGCCGGCACGGGCGTCCTGGTCAACGCCGCCGACCCCGGCTGGACCCGCAGCGGCATGGGCGGCCCCTCCGCCCCGCGCGGCCCGCGGGAGGGGGCGGACACCCCGGTCTGGCTGGCGACCCTCCCCGAGGGCGACGAGACGACCGGCGGACTGTTCGCCGACCGCAGGCCACTGGCCTGGTGA
- a CDS encoding thiolase family protein, which translates to MRRPDDVYVVGCGMHPFGRDESVTGMDMAERAMREALADAGVAWEDIGYAAGGSDVSGKPDTLVGRLGLTGVPFVNVQNGCATGASTVLTVANALRAGEASLGLAVGFDKHERGAFHVSAARYGLGDWYAETGMMLTTQFFALKTRRYLYERGISERALAMVAARAFRNGSHHPLAWRRKPLTEQEILDSAEVSPPLTQYMFCSPGQGAAALVLALGDRAFDLCERPVRLASLAFRTRRFGSFEVFSPWLPPGPHRSPSVDAAEAVFRTAGLRPADVQVAQLQDTDSGSELIHLAETGLCGHGEQEALLAAGDTDPAGRIPVNTDGGCLAGGEPVGASGLRQFHEVVRQLQGRAPGVQVPGAPRVGFTHVYGAPGISACSVLTV; encoded by the coding sequence ATGAGGCGGCCCGACGACGTCTATGTCGTGGGCTGCGGGATGCATCCCTTCGGCCGCGACGAGAGCGTCACCGGAATGGACATGGCCGAGCGTGCGATGCGCGAGGCGCTGGCCGACGCCGGTGTCGCCTGGGAGGACATCGGCTACGCGGCCGGCGGCTCCGACGTGTCCGGCAAGCCCGACACCCTGGTGGGCCGGCTGGGCCTGACCGGAGTGCCGTTCGTCAACGTGCAGAACGGCTGCGCGACCGGCGCCTCCACCGTGCTCACGGTGGCCAACGCGCTGCGCGCGGGCGAGGCGTCCCTGGGGCTGGCCGTGGGGTTCGACAAGCACGAGCGGGGCGCGTTCCACGTCTCCGCGGCCCGCTACGGCCTGGGCGACTGGTACGCCGAGACCGGCATGATGCTCACCACCCAGTTCTTCGCCCTCAAGACCCGGCGGTACCTGTACGAACGCGGGATCTCGGAGCGGGCACTGGCGATGGTGGCGGCGCGGGCCTTCCGCAACGGCTCGCACCACCCTCTGGCGTGGCGGCGCAAGCCGCTGACGGAGCAGGAGATCCTGGACTCCGCCGAGGTCAGTCCCCCGCTCACCCAGTACATGTTCTGTTCGCCCGGACAGGGCGCGGCCGCGCTGGTGCTGGCGCTCGGCGACCGCGCGTTCGACCTGTGCGAACGACCGGTCAGGCTCGCGTCGCTGGCCTTCAGGACCCGGCGGTTCGGTTCGTTCGAGGTGTTCTCGCCCTGGCTGCCCCCGGGACCGCACCGCAGCCCCAGCGTGGACGCCGCGGAGGCGGTCTTCCGCACGGCGGGGCTGCGTCCCGCGGACGTGCAGGTAGCCCAGTTGCAGGACACCGACAGCGGCTCGGAGCTGATCCACCTGGCGGAGACCGGGCTGTGCGGCCACGGCGAGCAGGAGGCGCTGCTGGCGGCGGGGGACACCGATCCCGCGGGCCGGATACCGGTCAACACCGACGGCGGCTGTCTGGCCGGCGGAGAGCCCGTCGGCGCCTCGGGGTTGCGTCAGTTCCACGAGGTCGTACGGCAGTTGCAGGGCCGGGCGCCGGGTGTGCAGGTGCCCGGCGCTCCCCGGGTGGGCTTCACCCATGTGTACGGGGCGCCCGGGATCAGCGCCTGCTCGGTCCTCACGGTGTGA
- a CDS encoding Zn-ribbon domain-containing OB-fold protein, producing the protein MTTRLIDESLFDGEFGGRPDAGDPPRLVGARCSACGTVVFPRQDSCPRCPDGAMSARVLPVSGRVWSWTLQAFPPKPPYRAPSVGHRPYHVGYVDLGEVLVEARLAVPRAEIRIGLPVRLTTVPAYQDEDGTEVLTFAFAPDRDGGR; encoded by the coding sequence ATGACCACCAGACTCATCGACGAGTCTCTGTTCGACGGGGAGTTCGGCGGGAGGCCCGACGCCGGGGATCCACCGCGTCTCGTGGGCGCCCGCTGCTCGGCGTGCGGCACCGTCGTCTTCCCACGGCAGGACTCGTGCCCCAGGTGTCCGGACGGGGCGATGTCCGCGCGGGTGCTGCCGGTGAGCGGGCGGGTGTGGTCGTGGACGCTCCAGGCGTTCCCGCCGAAGCCGCCGTACCGGGCGCCGTCCGTCGGCCACCGGCCGTACCACGTGGGCTATGTGGACCTCGGTGAGGTGCTGGTCGAAGCGCGGCTGGCGGTGCCCCGAGCGGAGATCCGGATCGGTCTGCCGGTCCGGCTCACCACCGTGCCCGCGTACCAGGACGAGGACGGGACCGAGGTGCTGACCTTCGCGTTCGCACCGGACCGGGACGGCGGACGATGA